In Helianthus annuus cultivar XRQ/B chromosome 3, HanXRQr2.0-SUNRISE, whole genome shotgun sequence, a single window of DNA contains:
- the LOC110929428 gene encoding trifunctional UDP-glucose 4,6-dehydratase/UDP-4-keto-6-deoxy-D-glucose 3,5-epimerase/UDP-4-keto-L-rhamnose-reductase RHM1 — translation MANYTPKNILITGAAGFIASHVANRLIRSYPDYKIVVLDKLDYCSNLKNLNPSRSSPNFKFVKGDIGSADLVNYLLITESIDTIMHFAAQTHVDNSFGNSFEFTKNNIYGTHVLLEACKVTGQIRRFIHVSTDEVYGETDEDAVVGNHEASQLLPTNPYSATKAGAEMLVMAYARSYGLPVITTRGNNVYGPNQFPEKLIPKFILLAMRGQPLPIHGDGSNVRSYLYCEDVAEAFEVILHKGEVGHVYNIGTKRERRVIDVAKDMCKLFNMDPDSSIKFVENRPFNDQRYFLDDEKLKSLGWSERTIWEEGLKKTIEWYTSNPNWWGDVSGALLPHPRMLMMPGGVDRLVDGPENAEFDSSNLAINTSQIGVQVPSSKTSVSSKKPALKFLIYGKTGWIGGLLGKLCEKQQIQYEYGKGRLEDRSQLLADIQTIKPTHVFNAAGVTGRPNVDWCESHKTETIRTNVSGTLNLADVCREHGLLMINFATGCIFEYDAKHPEGSGIGFKEEDTPNFIGSFYSKTKAMVEELLKEYDNVCTLRVRMPISSDLNNPRNFITKIARYNKVVNIPNSMTILDELLPISIEMAKRNLRGIWNFTNPGVVSHNEILEMYKKYINPEFKWVNFTLEEQAKVIVAPRSNNELDASKLKKEFPELMSIKESLIKYVFEPNKKH, via the exons ATGGCTAATTACACACCAAAGAACATCCTTATCACAGGGGCTGCAGGCTTCATCGCCTCTCACGTCGCTAACCGGCTAATCAGAAGCTACCCCGATTACAAGATTGTCGTGCTCGACAAGCTAGATTACTGTTCAAATCTCAAGAACCTGAACCCATCCAGATCATCTCCAAACTTCAAATTCGTGAAGGGCGACATCGGTAGTGCTGATCTAGTTAACTACCTCCTGATCACCGAATCTATCGATACCATTATGCACTTTGCTGCACAAACTCACGTCGATAACTCATTCGGCAACAGCTTCGAGTTCACAAAAAACAACATCTACGGCACCCATGTGCTTCTAGAAGCCTGCAAAGTCACCGGCCAGATCAGAAGGTTTATTCATGTGAGTACCGACGAGGTTTACGGTGAAACCGACGAGGATGCGGTTGTTGGTAACCACGAAGCATCACAACTTCTCCCGACAAACCCATATTCTGCCACAAAAGCCGGTGCGGAAATGCTTGTTATGGCTTACGCTAGGTCTTATGGGCTGCCTGTGATCACCACGAGAGGAAACAACGTTTACGGCCCGAACCAGTTCCCGGAGAAACTGATCCCGAAGTTTATCCTCTTAGCTATGAGAGGACAACCGCTTCCGATTCACGGTGACGGTTCTAACGTTAGAAGCTACCTTTACTGCGAAGACGTTGCCGAAGCGTTTGAAGTAATTCTTCACAAAGGAGAAGTCGGTCACGTTTACAACATAGGGACGAAAAGAGAAAGACGCGTTATCGATGTCGCAAAGGATATGTGCAAGCTTTTCAACATGGATCCTGATTCAAGCATCAAGTTTGTCGAAAACCGACCGTTTAACGATCAACGTTATTTCTTGGACGACGAGAAATTGAAGAGCTTGGGTTGGTCCGAACGGACTATATGGGAAGAAGGTTTGAAAAAGACAATCGAGTGGTACACGAGTAACCCTAACTGGTGGGGCGATGTTTCCGGAGCACTTCTTCCTCATCCGAGAATGTTAATGATGCCAGGTGGCGTTGACAGACTCGTTGACGGACCGGAAAATGCTGAATTCGATTCATCTAATTTGGCGATCAATACTTCACAGATCGGCGTACAGGTTCCCAGTTCGAAAACTAGCGTTTCTTCTAAGAAACCCGCTTTGAAGTTCCTGATTTACGGGAAAACGGGTTGGATCGGTGGGTTACTCGGGAAATTATGCGAAAAACAACAGATTCAATACGAGTATGGAAAAGGTCGTTTGGAAGACCGTTCGCAACTTTTGGCTGATATTCAAACGATTAAGCCAACTCATGTTTTCAATGCTGCTGGTGTTACTGGCAGACCGAATGTTGATTGGTGTGAATCGCACAAAACGGAAACCATTCGTACCAATGTTTCGGGCACGCTTAATTTAGCAGATGTGTGTAGAGAACACGGGCTCTTAATGATCAATTTCGCAACCGGATGCATTTTCGAGTACGATGCTAAACATCCCGAAGGTTCTGGAATCGGGTTTAAGGAAGAAGACACACCCAACTTCATCGGGTCGTTTTATTCGAAGACCAAAGCTATG GTGGAGGAGCTTTTGAAAGAATATGATAACGTCTGCACTCTACGAGTTCGAATGCCGATATCATCAGATCTGAACAACCCGCGCAATTTTATCACCAAAATAGCGCGTTACAATAAAGTTGTGAACATACCAAACAGCATGACGATACTGGATGAGCTTTTACCGATATCAATCGAGATGGCAAAGAGGAATCTACGGGGAATCTGGAACTTTACAAATCCCGGGGTGGTGAGTCACAATGAGATTCTCGAAATGTACAAGAAGTATATAAACCCGGAGTTCAAGTGGGTGAATTTCACGCTGGAAGAACAAGCGAAAGTGATAGTGGCCCCACGAAGCAATAACGAGTTGGATGCGTCGAAGTTGAAAAAGGAGTTCCCTGAGTTGATGTCGATTAAGGAGTCGTTGATCAAGTACGTGTTTGAACCGAACAAAAAGCATTGA